The region CAGTCCAACGTCCCTGTGCTCGTCGACTTTTCCGCGACGTGGTGCGGTCCCTGCAAGGCGCTGGCGCCGACGCTGGAGGATCTGTCGAAGGAGTACGGCGGGAAGGTCAAGATCGTCAACGTGGACATCGACGAGTCGCGCAACGCGGCGCAGCGGTTCCGCATCATGTCGGTGCCGACGATGATCCTCTTCCAGGAAGGGCAGGTGACGAAGCAGGTCGTCGGCAACCGGCCGAAGAGCGAGCTCGCGTCGATCCTGACCGAGGCGAT is a window of bacterium DNA encoding:
- the trxA gene encoding thioredoxin; its protein translation is MANLPRVTDDSFDREVLQSNVPVLVDFSATWCGPCKALAPTLEDLSKEYGGKVKIVNVDIDESRNAAQRFRIMSVPTMILFQEGQVTKQVVGNRPKSELASILTEA